One Microbacter margulisiae genomic window carries:
- a CDS encoding dihydrofolate reductase — MPIISIIAAIAENHAIGYKNQLLCHIPDDLKRFKRLTLNHPIIMGRNTFLSLPKGALPERKNIVVTHQLLEFEGCATVHSIEDAVEICKNEEEIFIIGGSSLYSQIVPKADKMYLTHIYATFQADAFFPTIVDDEWKKVFSEYHPATDKIPFGYSFVNYEHIHV, encoded by the coding sequence ATGCCGATAATATCCATTATTGCTGCTATAGCCGAAAACCATGCGATTGGTTATAAGAATCAATTATTATGCCATATTCCTGACGATTTGAAAAGATTCAAACGACTTACATTGAATCATCCCATTATTATGGGGCGCAATACTTTTTTGTCTCTTCCTAAAGGAGCACTCCCGGAACGAAAAAATATTGTCGTTACCCATCAATTGTTAGAATTTGAGGGATGTGCTACTGTGCATTCGATAGAAGATGCGGTGGAGATATGTAAGAATGAAGAAGAGATATTTATTATTGGAGGGAGTTCGCTATATAGTCAAATTGTTCCCAAAGCCGATAAAATGTATCTAACGCATATTTATGCCACATTTCAAGCCGATGCTTTTTTCCCTACTATTGTTGATGACGAATGGAAAAAAGTTTTTTCAGAATATCATCCGGCTACAGATAAAATACCATTTGGTTACTCGTTTGTAAATTATGAGCACATTCATGTATAA
- a CDS encoding NADP-dependent malic enzyme → MAKFTKEDALNYHRMGKPGKIEIVPTKPYSTQTDLSLAYSPGVAEPCLEIEKDPNAAYEYTTKGNLVAVISNGTAVLGLGDIGALAGKPVMEGKGLLFKIFAGIDVFDIEINEKDPEKFIQIVKAISPTFGGINLEDIKAPECFEIETRLREEVDIPIMHDDQHGTAIISAAGLINALEIVGKKIEDIRIVVNGAGAAANSCARLYVLLGARKENIIMVDSKGVITADRQNLTPQKQEFATDRQGLKTLSDAVYGADVFLGLSVADVLTKEMVRTMAKDPIVFALANPNPEISYADAMDSRGDILFATGRSDYPNQINNVLGFPYIFRGALDVRATSINEEMKKAAVLAIADLAKQHVPDVVNAAYNLNKISFGRSYIIPKPLDPRLLTTVAPAVAKAAIASGVARNPITDWDAYNVKLRELMGYDNKMLRHFTETARQNPKRVVFSEANHLNMLRAAATAKAEGVCFPILLGNEERIEKMAVENNIDLTGIEIINLRHDREEERRTLYAKHLTAKCERDGMTLTDALEKMFDRSYFGMMMVEMGNADAMITGAYTNFIENINAAKQVIGIRDGMKHIAAMHIANTKKGTFFLADTLFNRHPNEETLVDIARLTNQAVKFFAHDPVMAMLSYSNFGVDKQGSPASIHRVIDTLHHMCPDMVIDGEMQVNFALNKILRDEKYPFTKLKDKEVNTLIFPNLSSANIASKMILEMGISDMIGPIQMGLKKPIHILDVESSVRDIVNMTIIAVIDAIVEEQKRQNNIGELA, encoded by the coding sequence ATGGCAAAGTTCACAAAAGAAGACGCCCTCAATTACCACAGAATGGGCAAACCTGGAAAAATAGAAATTGTTCCAACTAAACCCTACAGTACTCAAACAGATTTATCGTTGGCTTACTCCCCTGGAGTAGCAGAGCCGTGTTTAGAAATTGAAAAAGATCCGAATGCAGCTTATGAATACACGACAAAAGGGAATTTAGTTGCTGTTATTTCGAATGGCACAGCTGTTTTGGGATTAGGTGATATTGGTGCATTAGCTGGTAAGCCGGTTATGGAAGGAAAAGGTCTTCTTTTTAAAATTTTTGCTGGCATTGATGTTTTTGATATTGAAATCAACGAAAAAGATCCCGAAAAATTTATTCAAATTGTTAAAGCCATTTCTCCTACGTTTGGTGGTATTAATCTAGAAGATATTAAAGCTCCAGAATGCTTTGAAATTGAAACCCGTTTACGCGAAGAAGTAGATATTCCGATTATGCATGATGATCAACATGGAACGGCAATTATTTCTGCTGCAGGTTTGATCAATGCACTTGAAATTGTAGGAAAAAAAATTGAAGATATTCGTATTGTAGTGAATGGAGCTGGTGCAGCTGCCAATTCCTGTGCCCGTTTGTATGTATTGCTTGGTGCTCGTAAAGAAAACATTATCATGGTAGACAGCAAGGGCGTTATTACAGCAGACAGGCAAAATTTAACCCCGCAAAAACAAGAATTTGCCACAGATCGTCAAGGTCTGAAAACTTTATCTGACGCAGTTTATGGAGCTGATGTTTTCTTAGGATTATCTGTTGCTGATGTTTTGACAAAAGAAATGGTTCGTACCATGGCTAAAGATCCTATTGTGTTTGCATTAGCCAATCCGAACCCCGAAATATCTTATGCTGATGCCATGGATTCGCGAGGAGATATTCTTTTTGCCACAGGACGTTCCGACTATCCGAACCAAATCAATAATGTATTAGGATTCCCATATATTTTCCGTGGCGCTTTAGATGTTCGCGCAACATCTATTAATGAAGAGATGAAAAAAGCAGCGGTATTGGCTATTGCCGATTTAGCCAAGCAACATGTTCCTGATGTTGTCAACGCTGCTTATAATTTGAATAAAATTTCTTTTGGTAGATCTTATATTATTCCTAAGCCCCTTGATCCTCGTCTTTTAACCACGGTTGCCCCTGCAGTAGCAAAAGCTGCAATTGCATCCGGCGTTGCACGTAATCCAATTACTGACTGGGATGCATATAACGTAAAACTAAGAGAATTAATGGGATATGATAATAAAATGTTGCGTCATTTTACTGAAACAGCACGTCAGAATCCTAAACGAGTGGTTTTTTCAGAAGCTAATCACTTAAATATGCTGAGAGCAGCAGCTACCGCAAAAGCAGAAGGCGTATGTTTCCCAATTTTATTAGGGAATGAAGAACGTATTGAAAAGATGGCTGTTGAAAATAATATCGATTTGACCGGCATTGAGATTATAAATCTGCGTCATGATCGGGAAGAAGAGCGGCGTACCCTTTATGCTAAACATTTAACAGCTAAATGTGAACGTGATGGTATGACATTAACCGATGCACTGGAAAAAATGTTTGATCGGAGTTATTTTGGTATGATGATGGTTGAAATGGGTAATGCAGATGCCATGATCACAGGTGCATATACCAACTTTATTGAAAACATAAATGCGGCTAAACAGGTGATTGGCATTCGTGATGGAATGAAACATATTGCCGCAATGCATATTGCCAATACAAAAAAAGGGACCTTCTTTTTAGCCGATACGTTGTTCAATCGTCATCCGAATGAAGAAACATTAGTGGATATTGCTCGCTTAACAAATCAGGCTGTGAAATTTTTTGCTCATGATCCTGTTATGGCAATGCTTTCTTATTCCAATTTTGGCGTTGATAAACAAGGTAGCCCTGCAAGTATACATCGTGTAATTGACACTTTGCATCATATGTGTCCGGATATGGTTATCGATGGAGAAATGCAAGTAAATTTTGCATTAAATAAAATATTACGTGACGAAAAATATCCATTTACAAAACTAAAAGATAAAGAAGTTAACACATTGATTTTCCCTAATTTAAGTTCGGCAAACATAGCCAGCAAAATGATTTTGGAAATGGGAATATCAGACATGATTGGCCCAATTCAAATGGGACTAAAGAAACCAATTCATATTCTTGATGTTGAAAGTTCAGTTCGTGATATCGTTAATATGACGATTATTGCTGTCATCGATGCTATTGTTGAAGAACAGAAAAGACAAAACAATATAGGGGAATTAGCGTAA
- a CDS encoding DUF3109 family protein, giving the protein MIQIDDTIISRDIVQQNFICDLSKCKGICCVEGEEGAPVTEEEAKQIEVLLPSIWADLSVAAKEVIEKQGITYLDRDNDLSISIVNGAECVFAFQDAEGYWKCRIEEAFEKGKTSFKKPISCHLYPVRLQKHRTFTAVNYHQWHICKGGIELGDQENRKLFQFLKEPLIRRFGEDWYQQLIAVANYITNTEFKM; this is encoded by the coding sequence ATGATTCAGATAGATGATACTATAATTAGCAGAGATATTGTCCAGCAGAATTTTATATGTGATTTATCAAAATGTAAAGGTATCTGTTGCGTAGAAGGAGAGGAAGGAGCTCCAGTCACAGAAGAAGAAGCAAAACAAATTGAAGTTTTATTACCTTCTATTTGGGCCGATCTTTCAGTAGCAGCCAAAGAAGTGATAGAAAAACAAGGAATAACATATCTTGATCGAGATAATGATCTCTCGATTTCTATAGTTAATGGAGCCGAATGTGTTTTTGCTTTTCAGGATGCCGAGGGATATTGGAAATGTCGGATTGAAGAAGCTTTTGAGAAAGGGAAAACCTCTTTTAAAAAACCCATTTCATGTCATTTATATCCTGTAAGGCTTCAAAAACATAGAACTTTTACAGCTGTTAATTATCATCAATGGCATATTTGTAAAGGAGGAATCGAACTTGGAGATCAAGAAAATAGGAAACTGTTTCAATTTTTGAAAGAGCCTTTGATTCGAAGATTTGGTGAAGATTGGTACCAGCAATTAATTGCGGTAGCCAATTACATAACCAACACAGAATTTAAAATGTAA
- the aspS gene encoding aspartate--tRNA ligase yields the protein MYRTHTCGELRLQNVNESVILSGWVQRIRKMGGMTFVDLRDRFGITQLVFDQEKNPKLFEKANRLGREWVIQCQGIVAERSNKNLHLNTGEIEIIAAELSILNESKIPPFTIEDDTDGGDDLRMEYRYIDLRRNTVRKNLELRHLIALEVRKYLSEHNFLEVETPVLIKSTPEGARDFVVPSRMNPGEFYALPQSPQLYKQLLMVAGFDRYFQIVKCFRDEDLRADRQPEFTQIDCEMSFVMQDDVLDLFEGMMIHLFKTIHHIDIHDFPRMTYADAMRLYGSDKPDLRFGMPFVELKEVVSGHQFSVFDSAEYVGGICATGCSSYTRKQIDELTEFVKRPQLGAKGLVYIKYEPDGSFKSSIDKFYNANDLETIAEEVQAKPGDLILILADEKKKAQKVLSELRLEMGTRLGLRKKDVFAPLWVVDFPLFEWDEETQRYYAMHHAFTSPKPEDIVLLSTDPGQVRANAYDMVINGVELGGGSIRIHNSELQHKIFQIMGFSEEEAQFKFGFLMDAFKYGAPPHGGLAFGLDRVVSLFAGLDSIRDCIAFPKNNAGRDMMSGAPSPIETNQLTELSLKLIDSK from the coding sequence ATGTATAGAACACATACCTGTGGCGAATTACGCCTTCAAAATGTCAACGAATCTGTGATTTTATCCGGTTGGGTACAACGCATTCGTAAAATGGGAGGAATGACTTTTGTTGATTTAAGGGATCGTTTTGGCATCACACAATTGGTATTTGATCAGGAAAAGAATCCAAAATTGTTTGAGAAAGCCAATCGATTAGGAAGAGAGTGGGTAATTCAATGTCAAGGTATTGTTGCTGAGCGTAGCAATAAAAATTTACATTTAAATACCGGCGAGATTGAAATTATCGCTGCTGAGTTAAGCATTCTCAATGAGTCGAAAATTCCTCCTTTTACCATCGAAGATGATACAGATGGAGGAGATGATTTAAGAATGGAGTACAGATATATTGATCTAAGGCGGAATACTGTGCGTAAAAATTTAGAATTACGTCACTTAATTGCATTGGAGGTTCGAAAATATTTAAGTGAGCATAATTTTTTAGAGGTTGAAACTCCTGTTTTAATTAAATCAACTCCAGAAGGAGCCCGCGATTTTGTTGTTCCATCACGAATGAATCCAGGTGAGTTTTATGCTTTACCACAGTCTCCGCAGCTTTATAAACAACTCTTAATGGTTGCTGGATTTGATCGTTATTTTCAGATTGTCAAATGTTTTCGTGATGAAGACTTACGAGCCGATCGACAACCAGAGTTTACTCAAATTGACTGTGAAATGTCATTTGTGATGCAGGACGATGTGTTGGATCTTTTTGAAGGTATGATGATACATCTTTTTAAAACGATTCATCATATTGACATACATGATTTTCCAAGAATGACTTATGCAGACGCTATGCGCTTGTATGGATCTGATAAGCCTGATTTACGGTTTGGAATGCCATTTGTGGAATTAAAAGAAGTAGTATCCGGACATCAGTTTTCTGTGTTCGATTCAGCAGAATATGTTGGAGGTATTTGCGCAACAGGATGCAGTTCATACACGCGGAAACAAATAGACGAGCTAACTGAATTTGTCAAGAGACCTCAATTAGGCGCTAAAGGCTTGGTTTATATAAAATATGAACCAGATGGTTCCTTTAAATCATCCATCGATAAGTTTTATAACGCAAATGATTTAGAAACAATTGCCGAAGAGGTGCAGGCAAAACCAGGCGATTTGATCTTAATATTGGCAGATGAAAAGAAAAAAGCCCAAAAGGTTTTATCAGAATTGCGGTTGGAGATGGGAACGCGGTTAGGATTACGAAAAAAAGATGTTTTCGCACCGTTGTGGGTTGTTGATTTTCCATTATTCGAATGGGATGAAGAGACACAGCGTTATTACGCAATGCATCATGCTTTTACGTCTCCAAAACCTGAAGATATTGTCTTGCTATCAACGGACCCAGGTCAAGTCCGTGCTAATGCTTATGACATGGTAATTAACGGAGTAGAACTGGGCGGTGGTTCCATTAGAATTCATAATAGTGAATTGCAACATAAAATTTTTCAAATTATGGGTTTTAGCGAAGAAGAAGCTCAGTTTAAATTTGGATTTTTAATGGATGCATTCAAATATGGAGCTCCTCCCCATGGAGGATTAGCTTTTGGCTTAGATCGGGTGGTTTCTTTGTTTGCAGGATTAGACAGTATTCGGGATTGCATTGCATTTCCTAAGAACAATGCAGGGCGGGATATGATGAGCGGAGCTCCATCTCCAATTGAAACCAATCAGTTGACCGAATTATCATTGAAGCTTATTGATAGTAAATAG
- the dnaB gene encoding replicative DNA helicase yields MESNSKNTKRKASSPIVTAQNEYGKLPPQAIELEEDVLGAMMLEKDAYYSVSEILLPDCFYKDANKKIYKAIIDLALKEEPIDMHTVTEQLRKNGVLDEVGGAYYITLLTAKVASAAHIEFHSRIIAQKYLARELIRVSSEILSKAFDDRTDVADLMQEAEGMLFEVSQRNVKKDVQQINPIIEEAVKRIQEASKRPEGLSGIPSGFHSLDKITSGWQRSDLIIIAARPAMGKTAFVISMARNMAIDYNVPVALFSLEMSNVQLVNRLLMNVCEIEGDKIKNGQLAPFEWLQLDYKLKKLYDAPIYLDDTPSLSVFELRTKARRLVKEHHIKMLIIDYLQLMNASGMTFGSREQEVSTISRSLKGLAKELDIPIIALSQLNRSLEGRLGREGKRPQLSDLRESGAIEQDADMVCFIHRPEYYKVTDDGQGNSLIGLAEIIVAKHRNGATGDILLRFKGQFAKFTNRDDDDDSTYQGYVSKINEDNASLAANNSLNVDYDAYPPPPPPNHDVPF; encoded by the coding sequence ATGGAATCTAATTCAAAGAATACAAAGCGTAAAGCTTCTTCTCCGATAGTGACAGCACAAAACGAATATGGAAAACTCCCTCCTCAAGCCATCGAACTTGAAGAAGATGTTCTGGGAGCTATGATGCTTGAGAAAGATGCGTATTATTCAGTGAGCGAAATCTTATTGCCTGATTGCTTTTATAAAGATGCCAATAAAAAAATTTACAAAGCAATCATCGATTTGGCTCTCAAGGAAGAACCTATTGATATGCATACAGTCACTGAACAACTGCGTAAGAATGGCGTTTTAGATGAAGTCGGGGGTGCCTATTATATTACGCTTCTGACAGCTAAAGTAGCTTCGGCTGCTCACATAGAATTTCATTCTCGAATAATAGCACAAAAATATTTGGCACGTGAGTTAATCCGTGTCTCAAGCGAGATTCTTTCCAAAGCATTTGATGATCGGACTGATGTTGCCGATTTAATGCAAGAGGCGGAAGGAATGTTGTTTGAAGTTTCTCAACGTAATGTAAAAAAAGATGTTCAGCAAATTAATCCCATCATTGAAGAGGCTGTCAAGCGTATTCAGGAAGCATCCAAACGACCGGAAGGATTAAGCGGCATTCCATCGGGCTTCCATAGTTTAGATAAGATAACTTCCGGATGGCAACGTTCTGATTTAATTATTATTGCAGCACGTCCTGCGATGGGGAAAACTGCTTTTGTCATTTCCATGGCACGCAATATGGCTATTGACTATAATGTTCCGGTTGCGTTATTTTCACTTGAGATGTCTAATGTGCAATTAGTGAATCGTTTATTGATGAATGTATGCGAGATAGAAGGTGATAAAATAAAAAATGGACAATTAGCCCCCTTTGAATGGCTCCAATTGGACTACAAACTTAAAAAATTGTATGATGCTCCAATTTATCTGGATGATACGCCAAGCCTCTCTGTTTTTGAATTGCGTACCAAAGCGCGCCGCTTAGTGAAGGAACATCATATCAAGATGTTGATTATTGACTATTTACAGTTGATGAATGCCAGTGGCATGACTTTTGGCAGCCGTGAGCAGGAAGTTAGCACTATTTCCCGTTCATTAAAAGGCTTGGCAAAAGAATTGGACATTCCAATCATTGCATTGTCACAGTTAAACCGTAGTTTGGAGGGTCGTCTAGGAAGAGAAGGCAAACGGCCTCAATTATCTGACTTACGTGAATCTGGAGCGATTGAGCAAGATGCTGATATGGTTTGTTTTATACACAGGCCTGAATATTACAAAGTTACAGATGATGGCCAGGGAAATTCATTGATTGGGCTTGCGGAAATTATTGTTGCTAAGCATCGTAATGGGGCTACAGGTGATATTTTGTTACGATTTAAAGGTCAGTTCGCTAAATTTACGAACAGAGACGATGATGATGATAGTACTTATCAAGGCTATGTTTCGAAAATTAATGAAGATAATGCTTCCTTGGCTGCAAATAATTCATTAAATGTTGATTATGATGCTTACCCACCTCCTCCTCCCCCAAATCATGATGTGCCATTTTAA
- the ispE gene encoding 4-(cytidine 5'-diphospho)-2-C-methyl-D-erythritol kinase, which produces MLCFPNAKINIGLNIVEKRTDGFHNIETVFYPISLCDALEIIPANKTSLTISGIELSDQAHDNLVIKAFNMVKVDFDLPELSIFLHKNIPLGAGLGGGSSDAAAMIRLLNKTFALGLGDDQMENYAAKLGSDCAFFIRNVPAYATQRGEILAPVELDLAAYLFVVIKPPVHISTREAYGSIIPKKQNVSVNELIKHPIETWKNTIVNDFESVMFSKYPKLNDIKTMLYNKGALYAAMSGSGSAIFGIFPSGDIPKIDLPDCFVWIHQPPQN; this is translated from the coding sequence ATGTTGTGCTTCCCCAATGCAAAAATTAATATTGGACTGAATATTGTAGAAAAGCGGACAGATGGATTTCACAACATAGAAACAGTTTTTTATCCGATTTCTCTTTGTGATGCGTTGGAAATTATCCCTGCCAATAAAACATCGCTGACGATTTCAGGGATAGAATTGTCGGATCAAGCGCATGATAATCTGGTTATCAAAGCATTTAATATGGTAAAAGTAGACTTTGACTTGCCTGAATTGTCTATATTCTTACATAAAAATATTCCTTTGGGAGCTGGTCTTGGTGGAGGATCGTCCGATGCTGCCGCAATGATTCGATTGCTTAATAAGACATTTGCTTTGGGTTTAGGGGACGATCAAATGGAAAATTACGCAGCAAAACTTGGTTCTGATTGTGCTTTTTTTATTCGTAATGTTCCTGCTTATGCTACACAGCGAGGCGAAATATTAGCTCCTGTTGAATTAGATCTTGCTGCTTATTTGTTCGTGGTTATTAAACCTCCTGTTCATATATCAACCCGTGAGGCTTATGGCTCAATTATACCTAAGAAACAGAATGTATCTGTAAATGAATTAATTAAACATCCAATTGAAACGTGGAAAAATACTATTGTCAATGATTTTGAATCAGTCATGTTTTCAAAATATCCAAAGCTTAACGACATAAAAACAATGCTTTATAACAAAGGGGCCTTGTATGCTGCCATGTCAGGATCTGGTTCCGCTATATTTGGCATTTTCCCATCTGGGGATATTCCCAAGATTGATCTTCCGGATTGTTTTGTCTGGATTCATCAACCTCCACAGAATTAA